The proteins below are encoded in one region of Mycteria americana isolate JAX WOST 10 ecotype Jacksonville Zoo and Gardens chromosome 22, USCA_MyAme_1.0, whole genome shotgun sequence:
- the COASY gene encoding bifunctional coenzyme A synthase, producing the protein MPPFGSGLLVLTAPLGALPRRAAAALAAAAGVVAGPLYVHLQPGLRLAAPAPRPAAPPACPALLRALAALYAAAAAQRGLDLRVLLGPGRRLARPPRVLLAAAAEAPGPPGPVELGLQHLAAAAYGCPPRLPALLLGGPEEPGGGPGEGPEDGPEDGPEDPDAALPDFSDVVVGGTFDRLHGAHRFLLSACCLLARQRLLAGVADGDLLRHKVLMELIEPYELRAAKLREFLEDVQPSLRYDIVPLVDPYGPSITDPDLQCLVVSEETRRGGEAVNKKRLENGLPELALYEILLMKDPDHSQNEEEKISSSSLRQRLLGTLLRPPRQDPALPSRPYVIGLTGGTGSGKTSIAKILGHLGAFLIDADKLGHAVYVPGGPAYEQVVAAFGTEILNEDGTINRKVLGAKVFGNQERLKSLTDIVWPEMARMVKEQIGEADAQGKAVCVLDAAVLLEAGWQDMVHEVWTAIIPEEEAVKRVMARDGLSEEAARSRLQSQMTNSQRVEQSQVVLCTLWEPDITHKQVEKAWALLQQRLSQEHSL; encoded by the exons ATGCCGCCCTTCGGCTCGGGGCTGCTGGTGCTGACGGCGCCGCTGGGCGCGctgccccggcgggcggcggcggcgctggcggcggcggcgggggtggtGGCGGGGCCGCTGTACGTGCACCTACAGCCGGGGCTGCGCCtggccgcccccgcgccgcgccccgccgcgccgcccgcctgccccgcgctgctccgcgccctGGCCGCGCTctacgcggcggcggcggcgcagcgggGCCTGGACCTGCGCGTCCTGCtgggccccggccgccgcctggcccggccgccccgcgtcctgctggccgccgccgccgaggcgccggggccgccggggccggtgGAGCTCGGCCTGCAGCACCTGGCCGCCGCCGCCTACGGCTGCCCCCCGCGCCTGCCCGCCCTGCTGCTGGGCGGCCCCGAggagcccggggggggccccggggagGGCCCCGAGGACGGCCCCGAGGACGGCCCCGAGGACCCCGACGCGGCGCTCCCCGACTTCTCCGACGTGGTGGTCGGCGGCACCTTCGACCGCCTCCACGGCGCCCACCGCTTCCTGCTCAGcgcctgctgcctcctggcccGGCAGCGGCTCCTGGCCGGGGTGGCCGATGGCGACCTGCTGCGCC ACAAGGTCCTGATGGAGCTGATCGAGCCGTACGAGCTGCGAGCGGCGAAGCTGCGCGAGTTCCTGGAGGACGTGCAGCCCTCGCTGCGTTACGACATCGTGCCTCTGGTCGACCCCTACGGCCCCTCAATCACGGACCCCGACCTGCAGTGCTTGGTGGTCAGCGAGGAGACCCGCAGGGGAGGGGAGGCCGTGAACAAGAAGAGACTCGAAAAC GGGCTCCCCGAGCTGGCTCTCTACGAGATCCTGTTGATGAAGGACCCTGACCACAGTCAGAACGAGGAGGAGAAGATCAGCTCCTCCAGCCTCCggcagaggctgctggggacgCTGCTGCGGCCCCCGCGG CAAGACCCTGCCTTGCCTTCGCGCCCGTACGTGATCGGCCTGACTGGAGGAACCGGGAGTGGGAAGACCTCCATCGCCAAAATTCTGGGGCATCTGGGAGCGTTCCTCATCGACGCTGACAAGCTGGGCCACGCCGTCTATGTCCCCGGTGGCCCTGCCTACGAGCAGGTGGTGGCGGCCTTTGGGACAG AAATCTTGAATGAAGATGGGACAATTAACAGGAAAGTCCTTGGGGCCAAAGTGTTTGGAAACCAG GAGCGGCTGAAGAGTCTCACGGACATTGTGTGGCCTGAGATGGCCCGGATGGTCAAGGAGCAGATCGGGGAGGCAGATGCTCAAG GAAAGGCCGTGTGTGTGCTGGACGCTGCCGTGCTGCTGGAGGCTGGCTGGCAAGACATGGTCCATGAGGTGTGGACGGCCATCATCCCGGAGGAGGAG GCTGTGAAGCGCGTCATGGCCAGGGACGGGCTGAGCGAGGAGGCTGCTCGCAGCCGGCTGCAGAGCCAGATGACCAACAGCCAAAGGGTGGAGCAGTCGCAGGTGGTGCTCTGCACGCTCTGGGAGCCCGACATCACCCACAAGCAG GTGGAGAAGGCCTGGGCCCTCCTGCAGCAGCGTCTGAGCCAGGAGCACAGCCTGTGA